One genomic window of Centroberyx gerrardi isolate f3 chromosome 15, fCenGer3.hap1.cur.20231027, whole genome shotgun sequence includes the following:
- the memo1 gene encoding protein MEMO1 isoform X1, whose product MSNRVVCREASHAGSWYSASGSQLNAQLEGWLSQAQSTIRPARAIIAPHAGYTYCGACAAHAYKQVDPSVTRRVFILGPSHHVPLSRCALSPAEVYRTPLYDLRIDQKVYADLWKTGMFERMSLQTDEDEHSIEMHLPYTAKAMESHKDEFSIVPVLVGALSESKEQEYGKLLSKYLADPSNLFIISSDFCHWGQRFRYTYYDESQGEIYRSIEHLDKMGMGIIEQLDPMSFTNYLKKYHNTICGRHPIGVLLNAVAELRKSGIEMNFSFLNYAQSSECRNWQDSSVSYAAGALIVH is encoded by the exons ATGTCGAACCGAGTGGTGTGCAGAGAAGCAAGTCACGCCGGCAGCTGGTACTCTGCTTCGG GATCCCAGCTGAATGCACAGCTAGAAGGCTGGCTGTCCCAAGCACAATCCACTATCAGACCTGCTAGAGCCATCATAGCACC GCATGCTGGGTATACTTACTGTGGTGCTTGTGCGGCACATGCCTACAAGCAAGTTGATCCTTCTGTTAC TCGTAGGGTGTTCATCCTGGGACCCTCACACCATGTGCCCCTCTCCCGCTgtgccctctcacctgcagagGTCTATAGAACGCCCCTCTACGACCTGAGGATCGACCAGAAGG TTTATGCTGACCTCTGGAAAACCGGGATGTTTGAGCGGATGAGTCTGCAGACAGATGAAGATGAGCACAGTATTGAAATGCACTTGCCTTACACTGCTAAAGCCATGGAGAG CCACAAAGACGAGTTTAGCATCGTCCCAGTGCTGGTGGGCGCCCTGAGCGAGTCCAAGGAACAGGAGTATGGGAAGCTGCTCAGCAAGTACCTGGCAGACCCTTCCAACCTCTTCATCATCTCATCCGACTTCTGCCACTGGG GTCAACGGTTCCGCTACACGTACTACGATGAATCTCAAGGGGAGATCTACAGATCTATTGAGCACCTTGATAAAATG GGGATGGGCATTATAGAGCAGCTGGATCCCATGTCCTTCACCAACTACTTGAAGAAGTACCACAACACCATCTGTGGGCGTCACCCGATTGGAGTGCTGCTAAAT GCTGTGGCTGAGCTGAGGAAGAGCGGGATAGAAATGAACTTCTCTTTCCTGAACTATGCCCAGTCGAGTGAGTGCAGGAACTGGCAGGACAGCTCCGTGAGTTACGCCGCCGGGGCGCTCATCGTTCATTGA
- the memo1 gene encoding protein MEMO1 isoform X2: protein MRSPEVAGSQLNAQLEGWLSQAQSTIRPARAIIAPHAGYTYCGACAAHAYKQVDPSVTRRVFILGPSHHVPLSRCALSPAEVYRTPLYDLRIDQKVYADLWKTGMFERMSLQTDEDEHSIEMHLPYTAKAMESHKDEFSIVPVLVGALSESKEQEYGKLLSKYLADPSNLFIISSDFCHWGQRFRYTYYDESQGEIYRSIEHLDKMGMGIIEQLDPMSFTNYLKKYHNTICGRHPIGVLLNAVAELRKSGIEMNFSFLNYAQSSECRNWQDSSVSYAAGALIVH from the exons ATGAGAAGTCCTGAGGTTGCAG GATCCCAGCTGAATGCACAGCTAGAAGGCTGGCTGTCCCAAGCACAATCCACTATCAGACCTGCTAGAGCCATCATAGCACC GCATGCTGGGTATACTTACTGTGGTGCTTGTGCGGCACATGCCTACAAGCAAGTTGATCCTTCTGTTAC TCGTAGGGTGTTCATCCTGGGACCCTCACACCATGTGCCCCTCTCCCGCTgtgccctctcacctgcagagGTCTATAGAACGCCCCTCTACGACCTGAGGATCGACCAGAAGG TTTATGCTGACCTCTGGAAAACCGGGATGTTTGAGCGGATGAGTCTGCAGACAGATGAAGATGAGCACAGTATTGAAATGCACTTGCCTTACACTGCTAAAGCCATGGAGAG CCACAAAGACGAGTTTAGCATCGTCCCAGTGCTGGTGGGCGCCCTGAGCGAGTCCAAGGAACAGGAGTATGGGAAGCTGCTCAGCAAGTACCTGGCAGACCCTTCCAACCTCTTCATCATCTCATCCGACTTCTGCCACTGGG GTCAACGGTTCCGCTACACGTACTACGATGAATCTCAAGGGGAGATCTACAGATCTATTGAGCACCTTGATAAAATG GGGATGGGCATTATAGAGCAGCTGGATCCCATGTCCTTCACCAACTACTTGAAGAAGTACCACAACACCATCTGTGGGCGTCACCCGATTGGAGTGCTGCTAAAT GCTGTGGCTGAGCTGAGGAAGAGCGGGATAGAAATGAACTTCTCTTTCCTGAACTATGCCCAGTCGAGTGAGTGCAGGAACTGGCAGGACAGCTCCGTGAGTTACGCCGCCGGGGCGCTCATCGTTCATTGA